In Mycolicibacterium gadium, the genomic window TCAATCCGCTGTTCTCCGTGCGCATTTCGGACCGGCTGACCCGGGCGGCGGCCAAGCTGGCACGCCGCTGAACGCTACAGAAGCTTGTCGAAGCACTTCTCCTCGACGCGCTTGCTCATTCGCCAGCCCTCCGCGGTGCGGACGAACTCGTCGACGTACCAGATGCCGACGAACAGGATCTGCTTCTCCTCGGCGTTGAAAACCATCGGGTTGAAGCAGATCGTGCGCGAGGACGCGGTGTCGCCGTCTATGCGGACATCGAAATTGCCCAGCATGTGGTAGTAGGCCGGGAAGTTCGGAAGCACGTCCTCGAGCCACGCCTTGACCTGCGGAAAACGCCCGTCAATCCCGCCGGTGACGCGGTAGTCGATGTAGGCGTCCGGGGTGAAGACGCGATCAAGGTTGTC contains:
- a CDS encoding nuclear transport factor 2 family protein translates to MLSLEEISDRFEIQQLMIDYSNAIDQKQFDNLDRVFTPDAYIDYRVTGGIDGRFPQVKAWLEDVLPNFPAYYHMLGNFDVRIDGDTASSRTICFNPMVFNAEEKQILFVGIWYVDEFVRTAEGWRMSKRVEEKCFDKLL